One Microlunatus soli genomic window carries:
- the iolD gene encoding 3D-(3,5/4)-trihydroxycyclohexane-1,2-dione acylhydrolase (decyclizing) yields the protein MSDQHVRLTVAQATIRFLAAQYTERDGVEQRLFPGTLGIFGHGNVAGLGQALLQTEVEHPTADDPDAMPYILSRNEQGAVHTAVAFARARNRTQTYAVTTSIGPGATNMVTGAALATVNRIPVLLLPADGFADRAAAPLLQELERPEAGDISVNDAFRPVSRYFDRVQRPEQLPSALLQAMRVLTDVAETGAVTVCFPQDVQAQAYDWPEALFAKRVWHLARPQAEPGLLAQAAELIKAADRPLIVAGGGVHYSQAEEALQAFAEQTGIPVGLTQAGKGDLVDDHPQCLGAIGSTGSTASNAIARNADLVIGIGTRYSDFTTASRTAFGHPDVRFVNLNVAGLDSIKQAGLPVLGDARDSLLALAALLKGHRVAADYTAEIADLKAEWDAIVDEVCHPATPVTGEGGRLSQNEVIGMVNTHSGPRDVVVCAAGSMPGDLHKLWRTRDKGGYHVEYGYSCMGYEIAGGLGIRLADESRDVFVMVGDGSYLMLASELVTAVQEGVKIICVLVQNHGFASIGALSESLGSQRFGTRYRRRTGSGQLDGDFLPVDLAANAASLGAEVIKTRTTEEFVAAIGAAKAAEHSVVIHVETDPFIDAPDSRSWWDVPVSEVSTLDSTRQARKTYSEHKPDQRIHLDPINPKGQ from the coding sequence ATGTCCGACCAGCATGTGCGGCTGACGGTTGCCCAAGCGACCATTCGATTCCTGGCCGCCCAGTACACCGAACGCGACGGCGTCGAGCAGCGGCTGTTTCCCGGCACGCTCGGCATCTTCGGTCACGGCAATGTCGCCGGGTTGGGCCAGGCGCTGTTGCAGACCGAGGTGGAGCATCCGACAGCCGACGATCCTGACGCGATGCCGTACATCCTGTCCCGCAACGAACAGGGTGCGGTGCACACCGCCGTCGCGTTCGCCCGGGCCAGGAATCGCACCCAGACCTACGCCGTCACCACCAGCATCGGACCGGGCGCGACCAACATGGTGACCGGTGCCGCGTTGGCCACCGTGAATCGGATCCCGGTGCTGTTGCTGCCGGCCGACGGCTTCGCCGACCGGGCGGCCGCACCGCTGCTGCAGGAGCTGGAGCGCCCGGAGGCCGGCGACATCTCGGTCAACGACGCGTTCCGGCCGGTGTCGCGCTACTTCGACCGGGTGCAGCGGCCGGAACAGTTGCCGTCGGCCCTGCTGCAGGCGATGCGGGTGCTGACCGATGTCGCCGAGACCGGCGCGGTGACGGTGTGCTTCCCCCAGGACGTCCAGGCTCAGGCCTATGACTGGCCGGAAGCACTGTTCGCCAAGCGGGTCTGGCATCTGGCCAGGCCGCAGGCCGAACCGGGCCTGCTGGCCCAGGCAGCCGAGTTGATCAAGGCCGCCGACCGTCCGTTGATCGTCGCCGGCGGCGGCGTGCACTACAGCCAGGCCGAGGAGGCACTGCAGGCCTTCGCCGAGCAGACCGGCATCCCGGTCGGGCTGACCCAGGCCGGCAAGGGCGATCTCGTCGATGATCATCCGCAGTGCCTCGGTGCGATCGGCTCCACCGGCAGCACCGCATCCAACGCCATCGCCCGCAACGCCGATCTGGTGATCGGCATCGGCACCCGCTACTCCGACTTCACCACCGCCAGCCGGACGGCCTTCGGCCATCCCGACGTCCGGTTCGTCAATCTCAACGTCGCCGGCCTGGACTCGATCAAGCAGGCCGGGCTGCCGGTGCTCGGCGACGCCCGGGATTCCCTGCTGGCGTTGGCCGCGCTGCTGAAGGGCCACCGGGTGGCAGCCGACTACACAGCCGAGATCGCCGACCTGAAGGCCGAATGGGACGCCATCGTCGACGAGGTCTGCCATCCGGCGACCCCGGTCACCGGCGAAGGCGGCCGACTCAGCCAGAACGAGGTGATCGGGATGGTCAACACCCATTCCGGTCCGCGTGATGTCGTGGTCTGCGCCGCCGGATCGATGCCCGGCGACCTGCACAAGCTGTGGCGGACCCGGGACAAGGGCGGCTACCACGTCGAATACGGCTACTCCTGCATGGGCTACGAGATCGCCGGCGGACTTGGGATCCGACTCGCCGATGAGAGCAGGGACGTGTTCGTGATGGTCGGCGACGGCTCGTACCTGATGCTGGCCAGCGAACTGGTCACCGCGGTCCAGGAGGGCGTCAAGATCATCTGCGTGCTGGTGCAGAACCACGGGTTCGCCTCGATCGGCGCGCTCAGCGAGTCGCTCGGCTCGCAACGGTTCGGCACCCGCTACCGACGGCGGACCGGCTCCGGGCAATTGGACGGAGACTTCCTGCCCGTCGATCTGGCCGCCAATGCCGCCAGCCTCGGCGCCGAGGTGATCAAGACCAGGACCACCGAGGAGTTCGTCGCCGCGATCGGCGCTGCCAAGGCCGCCGAGCACAGCGTCGTGATCCACGTCGAGACCGATCCGTTCATCGACGCGCCCGATTCCCGTTCCTGGTGGGATGTCCCGGTCAGCGAGGTGTCGACGCTGGACTCGACCCGGCAGGCCCGTAAGACCTACTCCGAACACAAACCCGATCAGCGGATCCATCTCGATCCGATCAACCCGAAGGGACAGTAG
- a CDS encoding sugar phosphate isomerase/epimerase family protein — protein sequence MITIGSAPDSWGVWFADDPAQVGPDRFLDEVAAAGYTWIELGPVGYLPTEPQVLQDKLDAHGLKVSAGTVFEHLHQEDSWDDVWGQVGAVGALTQAVGGEHIVVIPDVWRDHKTGEPKEPRELTTEQWKRMTDGMNELGRRILDEYGLKVQFHSHADSHVGYQSDIERFLDATDPAYVNLCLDTGHVSYYGGDNLDLITRYPERIGYLHLKQVDPAIRDKVLAEDLSFPEAVKLGVMIEPPAGEPALEPILDAVGGFDRPIYGIVEQDLYPCAPEVPLPIAERTFTYLRSCIKGPEPVEGPQS from the coding sequence GTGATCACTATCGGCTCCGCCCCGGACTCCTGGGGTGTCTGGTTCGCCGACGATCCGGCGCAGGTCGGCCCGGACCGCTTCCTCGACGAGGTGGCGGCGGCGGGCTACACCTGGATCGAGCTCGGACCGGTCGGCTACCTGCCGACCGAACCCCAGGTGCTGCAGGACAAACTCGACGCGCACGGGTTGAAGGTGTCGGCCGGTACGGTCTTCGAACACCTGCATCAGGAGGATTCCTGGGACGACGTCTGGGGTCAGGTCGGTGCCGTCGGTGCGCTGACCCAGGCGGTCGGCGGCGAACACATCGTCGTCATCCCCGACGTCTGGCGTGATCACAAGACCGGTGAGCCGAAGGAGCCGCGGGAGCTGACCACCGAGCAGTGGAAGCGGATGACCGACGGGATGAACGAACTCGGTCGACGCATCCTCGACGAGTACGGCCTGAAGGTCCAGTTCCACAGCCACGCCGACAGCCACGTCGGCTACCAGTCCGACATCGAACGCTTCCTGGACGCCACCGACCCGGCATACGTGAACCTCTGCCTGGACACCGGACACGTCTCCTACTACGGCGGCGACAACCTCGACCTGATCACCCGTTACCCCGAACGGATCGGCTACCTGCACCTCAAGCAGGTCGATCCGGCGATCCGGGACAAGGTGCTGGCCGAGGACCTGTCCTTCCCCGAAGCGGTCAAACTCGGCGTGATGATCGAGCCGCCGGCCGGCGAGCCGGCGCTGGAGCCGATCCTGGACGCCGTCGGCGGATTCGACCGGCCGATCTACGGCATCGTCGAGCAGGACCTGTATCCCTGCGCGCCCGAGGTGCCGTTGCCGATCGCCGAACGCACCTTCACCTATCTCCGGAGCTGCATCAAGGGTCCTGAGCCGGTCGAAGGACCGCAATCGTGA